Proteins found in one Pocillopora verrucosa isolate sample1 chromosome 12, ASM3666991v2, whole genome shotgun sequence genomic segment:
- the LOC131783257 gene encoding sulfite oxidase-like yields MSLFQQRSTSCSRLKEIFLCPRSSSGWLRTNVTQPKRKISSNAVYLTRSRYYSAIGTLVGTLTGVGLILNKQKISQAKEAAKSLGQPSQDKDPVYSTEEVSQHNSHEKGIWVTYKGNVYDITDFVANHPGGSEKIILAAGGALEPFWALYAVHNNEHVLELLAEYRIGSLSKDESSIEAVDIKDPYITDPPRHPALKVNTKKPFNAEPPLQLLSDNLITPNEIFFIRNHLPVPDIDETKYELEITGEGIKPVMLSLEDLKTKFPKRRVTATMQCAGNRRSEMNRIKLVKGLNWGAAAISTAEWTGVLLKDVLRYAGVDEASVQKNGVQHIQFEGADHDITGSTYGASIPVDSALSSERDVLVAYEMNGVPIPRDHGFPVRLVAPGVVGARNVKWLRKIVSSKEESSSHWQQNDYKGFSPTVDWDTVDFKSAPAIQELPVTSAICEPAEGAVVSANDGEISLKGYAWSGGGKGVVRVDVSLDGGKTWHVANLDGEDKLHRAWAWKLWNATLPLPEGKDALQICVKAVDSSYNSQPDSVAPIWNLRGVLSNAWHRVNITVKQDSQE; encoded by the exons ATGTCACTATTCCAACAAAGATCAACATCATGTAGCCGTTTGAAGGAGATATTTCTATGTCCTAGAAGTTCCAG TGGTTGGTTGAGAACAAATGTAACACAACCTAAGAGAAAGATAAGTTCTAATGCAGTATACTTGACAAGATCTCGATACTATTCAGCCATTGGTACCTTGGTAGGGACTCTGACTGGAGTTGGACTCATCCTCAATAAACAAAAG ATTTCTCAAGCTAAAGAAGCAGCAAAGTCCCTTGGTCAACCATCACAGGACAAGGATCCTGTTTATTCTACAGAAGAGGTTTCTCAACACAACAGCCATGAAAAAGGAATCTGGGTGACTTACAAAGGAAACGTGTATGATATTACAGACTTTGTTGCTAACCATCCTGGAGGGTCAGAAAAGATAATCTTAGCTGCTGGTGGAGCTCTGGAACCATTCTGGGCTCTTTATGCCGTGCACAATAATGAACATGTGTTGGAACTTTTGGCAGAATATCGCATTGGTTCTTTGTCCAAAGATGAAAGCTCTATTGAAGCTGTAGATATCAAA GATCCTTACATAACTGATCCACCTCGTCATCCTGCCTTGAAGGTCAACACTAAGAAACCTTTCAATGCTGAGCCACCTTTGCAGCTCCTGTCAGACAATCTCATTACCCCTAATGAGATCTTTTTCATTCGCAATCATCTTCCAGTTCCAGACATTGATGAAACCAAGTATGAGTTAGAGATTACTGGTGAAGGAATTAAACCTGTGATGCTCTCTCTTGAG gaCTTAAAGACCAAGTTTCCGAAGCGTAGAGTAACTGCAACAATGCAATGTGCAGGGAACAGAAGAAGTGAAATGAATCGGATTAAACTGGTGAAAGGCCTTAACTGGGGAGCAGCAGCTATTAGCACTGCTGAGTGGACAGGTGTTCTCTTGAAAGATGTATTGAG GTACGCGGGAGTCGATGAAGCATCTGTTCAGAAAAATGGGGTACAACACATTCAATTTGAAGGAGCTGATCATGACATAACCGGCTCTACCTATGGGGCCTCTATACCCGTGGACAGTGCGCTTTCTTCAGAAAGAGACGTACTTGTAGCTTACGAAATGAACGGGGTTCCTATTCCCAGGGATCACGGCTTCCCCGTACGACTTGTAGCACCGGGGGTTGTGGGTGCCCGTAACGTAAAATGGTTGAGGAAGATTGTATCCAGTAAAGAAGAAAGCTCGAGCCATTGGCAGCAGAATGATTACAAAGGATTCTCCCCGACAGTTGACTGGGATACCGTCGACTTTAAGTCTGCACCCGCCATTCAGGAGTTGCCTGTTACCTCAGCCATCTGTGAACCAGCAGAAGGCGCCGTCGTCTCGGCGAATGACGGAGAAATCTCACTCAAAGGGTATGCATGGAGTGGCGGAGGTAAAGGCGTTGTTCGAGTAGACGTGTCGCTGGATGGCGGTAAAACATGGCACGTTGCTAACCTAGATGGAGAGGACAAGCTTCATCGAGCGTGGGCCTGGAAACTGTGGAATGCCACTCTACCCCTACCAGAAGGGAAGGACGCCCTGCAGATCTGTGTCAAAGCTGTAGACTCGTCCTACAACTCACAACCCGACAGTGTTGCTCCCATTTGGAACTTACGAGGAGTGTTGTCCAACGCTTGGCATAGAGTTAATATCACAGTCAAACAAGATTCGCAGGAATAG